A single Dreissena polymorpha isolate Duluth1 chromosome 14, UMN_Dpol_1.0, whole genome shotgun sequence DNA region contains:
- the LOC127858292 gene encoding uncharacterized protein LOC127858292, which yields MATLDHATDSFESYNMDKEKSQELKRLAEKLDSKLSTAIQQTLAIVPIHNTLLEELSELKLVPVGSSQDGSKVNTPYDAGDVDIMLIETKKLLSEPLFRYVKDHPASLWVLGKNKAHEEYFKDLTLIEGQYVPVTALRHIKGEYEEQLNAVINRKVQIGAYISEDRINTIGRSKVGYKYESTQTGDDTGNTEEKSLEFEKCLSADIVPAFSFKGWPFSANEWIKRKREWPSEDVVEKVIDTGCQIVARQPVDTETDSTSIPEFIERDFEANQNDGNISDTQTHEIKLYDRNDQNNADKAEVDSHEENEKDGYFRLSFSRGELVLVKSLSELQVLCWRVLKAYQKAYLETQPQVLTSYHWKTVFFWVVEETKPSFWNEENLMNAVLKMLDRMIDCIKKRFLPLYFVRTQNLITSKHEEAIEKALEKIKIIREKPIERLQQFLDNPPKPDIKKPEKQAAKHNKPITASDVFNENFNDKNADLFSSREQGVMDFLKETLSRASYRGSFQTDELNESILTCAEETPESQNSSTEKQAEQMGINWKQNLVDVVHQLTGASHTEDVLNNDQCASGIPESEIPNLESVLKLVGENFKMLSGGEKSEADPDFGRALVELTNQNQNRNESAPSDTNNAFDFGTLMANIRQFTRKEIERQEEGRNHNHDAEGSSAEK from the exons ATGGCGACTTTGGATCATGCAACCGACTCTTTTGAGTCATATAACATGGACAAAGAAAAGAGCCAGGAACTTAAACGTTTGGCTGAGAAACTGGACTCGAAGTTATCCACAGCTATTCAGCAGACGCTGGCAATAGTGCCAATACACAACACATTGCTAGAG GAACTATCGGAACTAAAACTTGTTCCAGTCGGAAGTTCTCAAGATGGGTCTAAGGTGAACACCCCCTACGACGCTGGTGACGTGGATATTATGCTTATTGAAACGAAGAAGCTTTTATCAGAACCTTTGTTTCGGTATGTTAAAGATCATCCGGCGTCCCTTTGGGTACTTGGTAAGAACAAAGCACACGAGGAGTATTTTAAGGACCTAACTTTAATTGAAGGTCAGTATGTCCCAGTGACTGCGCTGAGACATATCAAAGGCGAATACGAAGAACAATTAAACGCCGTTATCAACAGGAAAGTACAAATCGGTGCATACATTTCTGAAGATAGAATCAATACCATTGGGCGATCGAAAGTAGGTTATAAATATGAATCGACACAAACTGGAGACGATACGGGCAACACAGAAGAAAAATCACTTGAATTCGAGAAATGTCTGTCCGCAGACATTGTTCCTGCTTTTTCGTTCAAAGGTTGGCCATTTTCAGCGAATGAATGGATTAAGAGAAAAAGAGAATGGCCATCAGAGGATGTCGTCGAGAAGGTTATTGACACGGGCTGTCAGATTGTTGCTAGGCAGCCAGTAGACACCGAAACAGATTCAACAAGCATTCCTGAGTTTATAGAACGAGATTTTGAGGCAAATCAGAACGACGGCAATATTTCTGATACACAAACACATGAAATCAAATTATACGATCGCAATGATCAAAATAACGCGGACAAAGCTGAAGTCGATTCACATGAAGAAAACGAAAAAGATGGCTATTTCCGTTTGTCATTTTCTCGAGGCGAACTTGTCCTGGTCAAAAGCCTCTCGGAGCTGCAAGTTTTATGTTGGCGCGTCCTGAAAGCCTACCAGAAAGCTTATTTAGAGACTCAGCCGCAAGTTTTGACATCATATCACTGGAAAACGGTATTCTTCTGGGTCGTAGAAGAGACAAAGCCAAGCTTCTGGAACGAGGAAAATTTAATGAACGCTGTTTTGAAAATGCTTGATAGGATGATTGATTGCATCAAAAAACGCTTTCTCCCTCTTTATTTTGTTCGAACCCAAAACTTAATAACGTCCAAACACGAAGAAGCGATAGAAAAAGCACTCGAAAAGATTAAAATTATTCGTGAAAAGCCAATTGAAAGACTCCAACAGTTTCTTGACAACCCTCCAAAACCAGACATCAAAAAACCGGAAAAACAAGCTGCGAAACATAACAAACCAATAACAGCATCGGAcgtttttaatgaaaacttcaatGACAAAAACGCAGACTTGTTCAGTAGTCGTGAACAGGGTGTAatggattttttaaaagaaacgtTGTCACGTGCCAGCTACAGGGGATCTTTTCAAACCGATGAACTAAACGAATCAATACTAACGTGCGCGGAAGAAACTCCAGAGAGCCAGAACTCATCTACAGAGAAACAAGCTGAGCAAATGGGAATAAATTGGAAACAAAACTTAGTTGATGTAGTTCATCAGCTGACAGGTGCATCACATACAGAAGATGTACTTAATAACGACCAGTGCGCATCCGGAATACCGGAAAGCGAGATACCAAACCTGGAATCGGTACTGAAGTTAGTAGGGGAAAATTTTAAGATGCTGAGTGGGGGAGAGAAAAGTGAAGCTGACCCAGACTTTGGTCGGGCTCTTGTCGAATTGACGAACCAAAACCAGAATCGTAATGAAAGCGCACCTAGTGATACAAATAATGCGTTCGATTTTGGGACCTTAATGGCCAATATAAGACAATTTACGAGGAAAGAAATTGAAAGGCAAGAAGAGGGGAGAAACCATAATCACGATGCTGAGGGTTCATCCGCTGAAAAATAA
- the LOC127858577 gene encoding uncharacterized protein LOC127858577, translated as MLLCTEELVHILLKHCRLKEREHIQIATIESAELQELQQTLTRLTTEEQNATYGNRRLQISRNNTENEDCKHRLCLTETQQIKCKHFLDTYSIDMETFQRINKQLVVLLHIIGQYIEIFQDEEVSLKELLFLSKTYAITLSRKQSFPDLKTKLDNKWDDFTKHVRDLEADGP; from the exons ATGTTACTTTGCACTGAGGAATTGGTTCATATATTACTGAAGCACTGTAGATTGAAGGAACGGGAACACATACAGATTGCTACAATTGAAAGTGCAGAACTCCAGGAATTACAACAAACACTGACG AGGTTAACCACAGAAGAACAGAATGCAACGTATGGAAACAGACGCTTACAAATATCACGAAATA ACACTGAAAATGAAGACTGCAAACACAGACTTTGCCTCACGGAAACTCAACAAATCAAGTGTAAACACTTTCTAG ATACCTATAGCATAGATATGGAAACGTTCCAAAGAATTAACAAGCAGTTGGTGGTGTTATTACATATTATTGgacaatatattgaaatttttCAG GATGAAGAGGTATCCTTAAAAGAGCTGTTGTTCCTGTCAAAAACATACGCAATTACCTTGTCACGTAAACAATCCTTTCCCGATTTAAAG ACAAAACTAGACAACAAATGGGACGATTTTACAAAGCATGTTCGCGATCTGGAAGCAGATGGTCCTTAG